One stretch of Penaeus chinensis breed Huanghai No. 1 chromosome 27, ASM1920278v2, whole genome shotgun sequence DNA includes these proteins:
- the LOC125039736 gene encoding putative leucine-rich repeat-containing protein DDB_G0290503 codes for MDCVWACTKMMDRPRKRVRGRCNAARLRRVIPATRKHVSGASLPILSVPASPGHSEVKTQESSTKDHDSNGTTHIEVVLSCTEDQNDITSPVEAEETSSTTGCISGPTMVCRDLELSKPTCKTEPCKFKASSEEEYEDPVKKLRVSDTEYKQELSVGGNINGKCGLQIENTLRPENQSIYLKSVLDQHSGRDNVTSAMKLGEEIADNMYGQHHENNQSVDMEGVHYDDDNGISFVKPDEKNAESTDVQHNEKENEISSLMLVGNIANDAWDKHQGNNTLADTTIEQHGEKNCKISSIMLEGQNADYSNSLHNVDNVMSSAEFSRKTAGIGSCTSSSEIGHIPIEAEILNKSQMLIKKKIKRVENICNSDNVKEGVIRKQDVINTPSVKYIEDSVVTEEKKTDEKIENKSKEGNALALQIRGPVRINDKEMSSQNVEDRLGASPNNDVNLKENALQAQKKPVMKKYPNIRLESKVVNVLCNDAESTLKEKGAEGNENHLHLQKLTSVTYPLSNVMEAKVLDFQPSSCTVIKAKKSLPKTTILDLSSSLCKISEGQGHTPIDTIGSRSEEQNNSKRHNISIETPGIACAITSEAELQNQNTAVYSRAEEMQDMSTWSTNDQRTVQTLLEQEREKNVEIGKQTGMLISECSGLGTLIIDEENSHRIVDDGNVSLHDQDSDSKEVSRDGHNLLNIIAQNSVSVIEGFSCSKNMGSTVFEDEFNQPIEGTKYVMGEEIYNNGKDTESKESVLDVQETNNDEKDDLDMKNFTARINVDCQRQDLNSVDGKRAESSEERHAQKVEKQHQRGFDVNQGGTSMKGFEFEGFVKVRKIEREMTKAVKDDICSESVDCLVQKQTCKGVPESSGVKENTSDSLLQSDYISHSQVKMTSLLTISGALGCKKQLLIVPRSYLTVELVMAAISLGKFSYKDIHSWVCKICRPVNRDFTEVNRKQFLQYELLHKIISKSCDTKKRSHWEEILKKTLYVLPRGEGWSLIFEKIPDICQDLVTCDSGFSNITKKKTVTFLKKYRSNTVEEKLELVVKKLQQKSTQVKVLRGKQMSASRELKNIKEKLQEKINGLRAFIKVHGGRNPDSYLKPSSSKNQKAEKNFITETEEVLANLYELVGEKEMKNGELQQEVADLKVVIDEKDKEIQQKNKLGPRTEAKAVIPMESMCEKKQKDHVLHIKHLQGKLRKTKEMIGYEELCSSRLREELRTQRQLLGEKDRIIAHNEKKIADLKSDAISCRSFHGQLEHKLHVAHCSLQERDVYIRSLEDQYYGISQELKMANFNLQEKISVIQQQQNLLDQQKERYLWSCIDNKKNQGKQNGNELVSHYMEEYNKHLADLENRLIQCNNILSEKENFIKQLQKNFSDYQAFVKERESQLAASRICQKCSEPASKFDCELPSSSWVQLSDEKNPTEGELLARKDEKLRSAYKRVQELHGEVEYLVERTKAGSSTSDLKETLEMKRKNAALQQCIITREEMNAQLEEKLSVQNKELAHFKEQLQMKSTIIEYLQNFIVDKEPITVNTGIENVGISGNTKAENKSNGNCERDKDRDFLGSDPVHSPLMKSSVGQVESQSCCSNLENAKNSPQIGECLKVQQGVLITQKEISAPDKKDMGIYQNKTDTETGSYCAYKKKESTNIASLFEKVPQAESRKTFKENVGSYSNINVGSQKTMNLQGESQSYSGVFTYEKHCNTTFESSKLIQGQKTSDITLEHRRVNLEINVPESSEKQFLTCDPEKGICDQADPKLQLPKCEQGRNIEAADGERKTIEEKDSKETEKPSPVKITYSEYCMRNKNKIFLLSTSNNNNETVVGRERLYSSENLSQESGWHGVNYSNITQERKHQNLEAGYGEMGRKRNLSKEMTLEIEQTSSKESKRSKFDVDKKGKVLPVKENTAKIPPRIPDESKTSKIKIQETGKLKAKILWKKLEN; via the exons ATGGACTGTGTTTGGGCTTGCACT AAGATGATGGATCGTCCACGAAAAAGAGTCAGGGGTAGATGTAATGCAGCCAGGTTAAGAAGGGTTATACCAGCCACCAGAAAACATGTGTCAGGAGCTAGCTTACCCATATTAAGTGTACCTGCCTCACCTGGTCATTCAGAGGTCAAAACTCAAGAGAGTAGTACAAAAGATCATGACTCAAATGGTACAACACACATTGAAGTGGTTCTGTCATGCACAGAGGATCAAAATGACATTACTTCCCCAGTAGAGGCTGAGGAAACATCATCTACCACTGGTTGCATATCAGGACCTACTATGGTTTGTAGAGATTTGGAATTAAGTAAACCAACATGTAAGACGGAACCTTGCAAGTTCAAGGCTAGTTCAGAGGAGGAATATGAAGATCCTGTTAAGAAATTAAGAGTATCTGATACTGAATACAAACAGGAATTGAGTGTTGGTGGCAATATTAATGGAAAATGTGGATTGCAAATTGAAAATACTTTGAGACCTGAAAACCAAAGTATATATTTGAAATCAGTCTTGGATCAACACAGTGGACGTGATAATGTAACCTCAGCTATGAAGCTGGGTGAAGAAATTGCAGATAACATGTATGGCCAGCACCATGAAAATAACCAGTCTGTAGATATGGAAGGAGtgcactatgatgatgataatggaatttCATTTGTAAAGCCAGACGAGAAAAATGCAGAAAGCACAGATGTACAGCAcaatgaaaaggagaatgaaatctCGTCTTTAATGCTGgttggaaatattgcaaatgacgcATGGGACAAGCATCAGGGAAATAATACTCTTGCTGATACCACAATTGAACAGCATGgagaaaaaaattgtaaaatttCATCTATTATGCTGGAAGGACAAAATGCAGATTACTCAAATAGCCTGCACAATGTTGATAATGTAATGTCATCTGCTGAGTTCAGCAGAAAAACTGCAGGTATTGGAAGTTGCACATCATCCAGTGAGATAGGCCACATCCCAATAGAAGCAGAAATCTTGAACAAATCACAGATGTTaatcaaaaagaaaatcaaaagagtAGAGAACATTTGTAATTCAGATAATGTAAAGGAAGGAGTAATAAGAAAACAAGATGTTATTAACACTCCTTCAGTGAAATATATTGAAGATTCTGTTGTCActgaggagaagaaaacagatgagaaaatagaaaataaaagtaaggagGGAAATGCACTAGCATTACAGATCAGAGGACCAGTCCGTATCAACGATAAAGAAATGAGTTCACAGAATGTTGAAGACAGGTTGGGAGCCTCtcctaataatgatgtaaatttgAAGGAAAATGCTCTCCAGGCACAAAAGAAACCAGTCATGAAAAAATATCCCAACATTAGATTGGAATCGAAAGTGGTCAATGTTCTTTGTAATGATGCAGAAAGCACTTTAAAAGAAAAAGGTGCAGAAGGCAATGAGAATCATCTTCATTTGCAGAAATTGACTTCTGTTACATATCCATTAAGCAATGTTATGGAGGCAAAAGTTTTGGATTTTCAACCAAGTTCTTGTACGGTGATAAAGGCAAAAAAAAGTTTGCCAAAGACTACCATTCTGGACTTGTCATCTAGTCTTTGCAAAATATCAGAAGGACAGGGTCATACACCCATAGATACTATTGGCTCAAGATCAGAAGAACAAAATAATTCTAAAAGACACAATATATCAATAGAAACACCAGGAATAGCTTGTGCTATTACATCAGAAGCTGAACTTCAGAATCAGAATACTGCTGTATATAGCAGGGCAGAAGAAATGCAAGATATGTCAACATGGTCTACAAATGATCAGAGAACAGTACAAACATTGctagaacaagaaagagagaaaaatgtagaaaTAGGAAAGCAGACTGGCATGTTAATTTCTGAGTGTAGTGGGTTAGGGACACTAATTATAGATGAAGAAAATAGTCATCGCATAGTTGACGATGGCAATGTGTCATTACATGATCAGGATTCAGACAGTAAAGAAGTATCAAGAGATGGTCATAATTTGCTTAACATAATTGCTCAAAATTCAGTATCAGTCATTGAAGGATTTTCATGTAGTAAAAATATGGGATCGACTGTATTTGAAGATGAATTTAACCAACCAATTGAGGGTACTAAATATGTAATGGGAGAGGAGATTTACAATAATGGAAAAGATACAGAAAGTAAAGAATCAGTACTGGATGTCCAGGAgacaaataatgatgaaaaagatgatctTGATATGAAAAACTTTACAGCAAGAATAAATGTTGATTGCCAAAGGCAGGATTTGAATTCAGTAGATGGAAAAAGGGCAGAAAGCAGTGAAGAAAGGCATGCTCAAAAAGTTGAAAAACAGCACCAGAGAGGCTTCGATGTGAATCAAGGTGGCACCAGTATGAAAGGATTTGAATTTGAAGGTTTTGTGAAGGTTcggaaaattgaaagagaaatgaCCAAGGCAGTTAAAGATGATATTTGTTCCGAATCAGTGGACTGTCTTGTACAGAAACAAACCTGCAAAGGCGTGCCAGAATCAAGTGGAGTGAAAGAAAATACCTCTGACTCATTACTGCAGTCCGATTATATTTCTCATTCACAGGTGAAGATGACCTCTCTGCTTACGATATCAGGAGCCCTAGGCTGCAAAAAACAGCTTCTAATTGTACCACGTTCATACTTAACTGTGGAATTGGTGATGGCAGCCATTAGCCTTGGAAAATTTTCTTACAAAGATATTCACTCTTGGGTTTGCAAAATATGTAGACCAGTAAATAGAGACTTCACGGAAGTAAACAGAAAACAGTTTTTGCAATATGAACTATTACACAAAATCATTTCAAAAAGTTGTGATACAAAAAAGAGGAGTCATTGGGAAGAAATACTTAAGAAGACTTTATATGTATTGCCTAGAGGTGAGGGTTGGTCTTTGATCTTTGAAAAGATTCCTGATATTTGCCAGGATTTGGTCACATGTGATTCAGGGTTTTCtaatattacaaagaaaaaaactgtTACATTCTTAAAGAAGTATAGAAGTAATACAGTAGAAGAGAAACTTGAACTTGTGGTGAAAAAGCTTCAACAAAAAAGCACACAGGTAAAAGTTCTAAGAGGAAAGCAAATGTCAGCAAGTAGAGAATTGAAAAACATAAAGGAGAAattgcaagaaaaaataaatggactTAGGGCATTTATAAAAGTTCATGGAGGCAGAAACCCAGACTCGTACTTGAAACCAAGCAGTTCCAAGAACCAGAAAGCAGAGAAAAATTTTATCACTGAAACTGAAGAGGTTCTTGCTAACCTTTATGAACTGGTaggggaaaaagaaatgaagaatggCGAGCTTCAGCAGGAAGTGGCAGACCTTAAGGTTGTgatagatgaaaaagataaagaaattcaaCAGAAAAATAAACTTGGTCCTAGAACAGAGGCAAAGGCTGTGATACCGATGGAGAGCATGTgtgaaaagaagcaaaaagatcATGTATTACATATTAAACACCTTCAAGGAAAATTGAGAAAAACTAAGGAAATGATCGGCTATGAAGAATTATGCAGTAGTCGACTAAGGGAAGAATTAAGGACTCAGAGACAACTTTTAGGGGAAAAAGATCGTATAATTGCacacaatgaaaagaaaatagcagATTTAAAAAGTGATGCAATATCTTGCAGATCTTTTCATGGTCAACTTGAGCATAAATTACACGTTGCACATTGCTCACTGCAGGAACGAGATGTGTATATTAGATCTTTAGAAGATCAATACTATGGAATCAGCCAAGAACTGAAAATGGCCAATTTCAATCTACAGGAGAAAATTTCTGTCATTCAGCAACAGCAGAACCTCCTTGATCAACAGAAAGAAAGGTATCTTTGGAgttgtattgataataagaaaaatcaagGTAAACAGAATGGAAATGAATTGGTGAGCCATTACATGGAAGAATATAATAAACATTTAGCAGATTTGGAAAACAGATTGATTCAGTGCAACAATATTTTGAGTGAAAAAGAGAATTTCATAAAACAGCTACAGAAAAATTTCTCAGACTATCAGGCTTTTGTTAAGGAGAGAGAGTCTCAGCTGGCAGCAAGTAGAATCTGCCAAAAATGTTCAGAGCCTGCCAGTAAGTTTGACTGTGAACTTCCAAGCAGTTCTTGGGTCCAGTTGTCAGATGAGAAAAATCCCACAGAAGGTGAGTTGTTAGCGAGGAAAGATGAGAAGCTGCGTAGTGCTTATAAAAGGGTACAGGAATTGCATGGAGAAGTAGAGTACCTGGTAGAAAGGACCAAAGCTGGGTCTTCAACTAGTGATCTAAAAGAAACgttggaaatgaagaggaagaacgcTGCTCTTCAGCAGTGCATCATAACACGTGAAGAGATGAATGCGCAGTTGGAAGAAAAATTGAGTGTGCAGAATAAAGAGCTTGCACATTTTAAGGAACAGTTACAGATGAAAAGTACCATCATCGAGTACTTGCAAAATTTCATTGTTGATAAGGAACCTATAACAGTAAATACTGGTATTGAGAATGTAGGAATCTCTGGTAACACAAAAGCTGAAAATAAGTCAAATGGTAATtgtgaaagagacaaagatagagatttTCTTGGGTCAGACCCAGTTCATTCACCTCTGATGAAAAGCAGTGTAGGCCAAGTTGAAAGTCAAAGCTGTTGCAGCAATCTTGAGAATGCCAAGAATAGCCCTCAGATTGGAGAATGTTTAAAAGTTCAACAAGGAGTTCTTATTACCCAGAAAGAAATAAGTGCACCTGATAAGAAAGACATGGGGATTTATCAAaataagacagacacagagactggGTCATATTgtgcttacaaaaaaaaagaaagcaccaATATTGCGAGTTTATTTGAGAAAGTTCCTCAAGCAGAGAGCAGAAAAACCTTCAAAGAAAATGTTGGCAGTTACAGTAACATAAATGTGGGCAGCCAGAAAACTATGAATTTACAAGGAGAAAGTCAAAGTTATTCAGGTGTTTTCACTTATGAGAAACATTGTAACACCACATTTGAGTCTTCCAAATTAATACAAGGCCAGAAGACAAGTGACATCACTTTGGAGCATAGAAGAGTGAATTTAGAAATTAATGTGCCAGAGAGCAGTGAAAAACAGTTTCTGACCTGTGATCCTGAAAAGGGAATATGTGATCAGGCAGATCCAAAGTTACAACTACCTAAATGTGAGCAAGGTAGAAATATAGAAGCTGCTGATGGTGAAAGGAAAACTATTGAAGAAAAGGActcaaaagaaacagaaaagcctTCCCCAGTAAAAATAACATATTCAGAATATTGTAtgagaaacaagaacaaaatctttcttctttcaacaagcaacaacaacaatgaaactgTCGTAGGACGAGAAAGATTATATTCTAGTGAAAATTTATCACAAGAGAGTGGGTGGCATGGAGTCAATTATTCAAATATCACACAAGAGAGAAAACATCAAAACTTAGAAGCTGGGTATGGTGAAATGGGCAGGAAAAGAAATCTGTCCAAAGAAATGACTCTAGAAATTGAACAGACAAGCAGTAAGGAAAGTAAACGCAGCAAATTTGATGTTGACAAGAAGGGTAAAGTTTTGCCGGTCAAAGAAAATACTGCAAAAATTCCACCAAGGATTCCAGATGAAAGTAAAACAAGCAAAATTAAAATTCAGGAAACAGGCAAGTTAAAAGCAAAGATCCTTTGGAAGAAATTAGAAAACTGA
- the LOC125039290 gene encoding paramyosin-like — protein MKRSVEEKDKALENNQKELEDFKEDLKRKEKAYEKEIEKYKTDVSSMEKEVGKSQENKERTNSLIEAIITDEGKNLGGEKHSAQALSLEEAIGSLDCIIQDIKGQLASLKEELSKIEAYKFKLIQDMMGEKERVQNASKQQQERLNETVAEHENCRTKIEALKAELETNKKHYTLLIEKENYWKQQLSNAQNCIEELTAAKSFLAQQLQAIDISKEQLRKELKLGIPKQKVWNLDQELTKVCDLKRQLDEEKKKSLGVSRHLLEEKNRNKNLLRKLERKENLKNTRDPDQPSLCTSESQTTSSLEEEMHTILENNRKVQLTLEAERQVSEDFYKELLLEKRKNAFLNDCFKHECTESSKDMEHQLSFFTWMADKYRARMRRMDELSSTMQEFTENLEDQ, from the exons ATGAAAAG AAGTgtagaggaaaaagacaaagctTTGGAGAACAACCAAAAAGAACTAGAGGATTTTAAAGAGgatttaaaaagaaaggaaaaagcttatgaaaaagaaattgagaagTACAAGACTGATGTTTCAAGTATGGAGAAGGAA GTAGGAAAGAgtcaagaaaataaggaaaggacaAATAGCCTCATAGAGGCTATAATTACAGATGAGGGAAAAAATCTTGGTGGAGAAAAACACAGTGCCCAGGCACTAAGTCTGGAGGAAGCAATTGGTAGTCTTGATTGCATCATACAGGACATCAAGGGTCAACTTGCATCACTAAAGGAGGAGTTATCTAAAATAGAAGCATATAAATTCAAGCTGATACAGGAtatgatgggagagaaggagagagtacaGAATGcttcaaaacaacaacaggaaaggtTGAATGAGACTGTAGCAGAACATGAAAACTGTAGAACAAAAATAGAGGCCTTAA AAGCAGAactagaaacaaacaaaaaacattacacaTTACTgattgaaaaggaaaattattggAAGCAACAGCTAAGCAATGCTCAAAACTGCATCGAAGAACTAACTGCTGCAAAGAGTTTTCTTGCACAGCAGTTACAGGCTATTGATATATCTAAGGAACAGCTCAGAAAAGAACTTAAACTTGGAATACCTAAGCAAAAAGTGTGGAACTTAGACCAGGAACTGACAAAAGTGTGCGACTTGAAAAGACAactagatgaagaaaagaaaaagagcttGGGTGTGAGTCGCCATTTGTTGGAGgagaagaacagaaacaaaaacttACTCCGAAaactggagagaaaagagaatttgAAAAACACCAGGGACCCAGACCAGCCATCTCTCTGTACCAGTGAAAGTCAGACAACCAGTTCCCTTGAGGAAGAAATGCACACCATTttggaaaataacagaaaagtcCAGCTGACTTTGGAAGCTGAAAGGCAGGTATCGGAAGATTTCTACAAAGAGCTGTTGCTAGAGAAACGAAAGAATGCATTTTTAAATGACTGCTTCAAACATGAGTGCACAGAATCTTCAAAAGACATGGAGCACCAGCTCTCCTTTTTTACTTGGATGGCTGACAAGTATCGTGCCAGAATGCGTAGAATGGATGAGTTGTCGAGTACAATGCAGGAGTTTACAGAAAATTTGGAAGACCAGTGA